The genomic segment GTAGTTATTTCTAAGGATTGATTAATTGTGAAGCTAAAGGCTTTGCTGTCGCTTTGACTGCCCTGATCCTCGACTAAGGCGGTGAAATTAACGGGACCTGCGGATGTTGGCATGCCGGATAACAAACCGCCTGATGAAAGAGCAAGCCCGGTACCTATAAGGTCGCTATACTGATCGCTCCAGCTTAAATTGCCGACACCGCCAGTTGCCTCAAGCTGTTGAGAGTACGGCAAACCAACATTCCAATCGGGAAGCGAGGTTGTAGTTATCTCTAAAATCTCCATTGTCATCGGGAATGTTATATAATCAATCCAGGCGCAATCACTGCCATTACTTACCGAGCCATCCTTAAAATATTCCCATTTAAAATTACGTTCGCCGGCGCTTACGCTAAATCCGGCTTCTGTCCAATCATCCTCGCCCGACCATTCATCCTGCAGATAGCCATCAATATAGAACTTAAGATAATCATAATTGTTTTCTGATGAGACTTTAAAATGGAAAGAAATTGTATCGGGTGATGAAACATTATAATCGATCTCAATAGTTGATGTCTGCCCATCGCTAATATCGCCCGATTTGGCAGAGTAAGAACCCTCATACACATCGCTGGCAACAATTATCCAGTTAGCATTGCCGCCCATCTGCCAATCGAAAGAACTGAAATCTCCGGTTTCGAAATCCTCTATGGTGGGGTCTACGGTTATAGCGAAGAAGACGGTATCGGCATAACCGCCGGAGGCAGTAATCCCGAGTTCAAAATCAAGGCGGTGATCACTTGGGCAGTCTCCCTGAACAACAAAAATATATTCCGCTATTGAGATGCTTGTACCGCCGGCTGGGGAAATATCAGGATATGAAGATACTGATTGCAATATATCAATATAGCTGTCAGTTGAAGATAGCGCCGCATTAACACCGCTGGCTAACTGACCGCCATTATTGATTAATGTGATATTCATAGAAACAGTATCGCCGGCGCTGATATTTTCCGCATTATGTTCATAGAATTCCAATGCTGGCGGCATCGACTGCATTTGAACATCCACCACGACAACATTACGGTCAATTACCGTGATGCTATTAACGGTATGCGGATAATAGCCTGGAGCAGTAAAGCGCAAATTATATGTGCCGGCTTCAATCATCCTGTAATAATCGCCGGCATCCGGGTCGGTGTAAACCTCGGAACTATCGATATCATGACCGATAACAGAAACCGTTGCCGCCACCGGCAAGCCGGTTGAGATATCGGCAACAACTCCCCTGATGCCATAGAAGGCTTGTTCTATATATGACAGAAGCGCGCCTTTGTTATATGTCCAGTGGGCATCAAGCTGACTTTCGGGCAGAAGTTTAGTGCTGGATAATTCTATCGTTGTTTCGCGGCAGCCTTTCCAGTAGTTTAAATAGTCCTGACGGCCGCCAGCAATAGGATACCAGGCATAGCCGTTGGTTATTCCATTATTCAGGTCGGTCATATATCCCGAGGGGCTGTTAGCCTGCGCCGAGTCGGCATATTCGCGGCAAATATCGACAAACCAATCATTATCGGTATGAAGGCGCGACCAAGTATCCCATGGATAATTGACAACCTCGGCACCGCCATGAAAATTGGTTGAAATAGTAAAGCTGTGCTGGTCGAAGAAATTCATCATGGCTATTGTTTCCTGCTGCCATGAGGCTCCATCCGGATGTGGTCCGTTATCGGGATCAGGGAAATTTCTATTTAAGTCTTCGCCATTGGCATTCCACCGTCTGGCGCCATTGACACTATTATTGCCGGTGTAATAGGTACCATCGGGATTGGCAAGGGGGTTAATCCATATTTCCATGCTGTCTAACATTCTTGTCGCTTGCGGGTCAGTTCCATAATTTGTCAGCAAATAATCTATTAGCCGAAGCATTAAGATATAACCGGTAGTCTCATCGCCATGCATGGTGGAAGAATACATTATCTCCGGTTCATTTTCCTCAATATCGACATTAGCTGAAAGCTTGGCGAACAAAATCTCGCGGCCTTGTACCGAATTGCCAATATTCTCAACCCTACAAAGAGTGGGATAATCGGTTGCAAAAGCATACATCATAGCGACATACGCCTCGTATGTCGGGTAAGTATCCCAATCCAGTATGATATCTTTATCATCGGACATCCGGGGTTCTATTAATGATCCCGGGTCGGGCAATATCGTATAATCATAACCGAGGGTTTTAAAATTATCAAACTGACTATCGGTGGCATAGGCGAAAACGATGTTGTCTTTAACATTATCGATAGAAACAATCCGCGTCAATTTACCCAAATCATCGCCCGGATATATCTGAAATTTAAAATATACCTGATTGTTGTCATCGGCTAAAGATATTGCCGAAAAAATGAGAAATAAGATAATCACATAAAAAACGAGGTGTTTTAACATAAATTCTCCATTTCAAAATAATGCTTAAGAATTCTCTATTTCACCAGACCAATTGAAGTTAGATTAACTTCTTATTATGTAAATATATTAAATAATTATTAATTAACAAG from the Candidatus Zixiibacteriota bacterium genome contains:
- a CDS encoding carboxypeptidase regulatory-like domain-containing protein, with protein sequence MLKHLVFYVIILFLIFSAISLADDNNQVYFKFQIYPGDDLGKLTRIVSIDNVKDNIVFAYATDSQFDNFKTLGYDYTILPDPGSLIEPRMSDDKDIILDWDTYPTYEAYVAMMYAFATDYPTLCRVENIGNSVQGREILFAKLSANVDIEENEPEIMYSSTMHGDETTGYILMLRLIDYLLTNYGTDPQATRMLDSMEIWINPLANPDGTYYTGNNSVNGARRWNANGEDLNRNFPDPDNGPHPDGASWQQETIAMMNFFDQHSFTISTNFHGGAEVVNYPWDTWSRLHTDNDWFVDICREYADSAQANSPSGYMTDLNNGITNGYAWYPIAGGRQDYLNYWKGCRETTIELSSTKLLPESQLDAHWTYNKGALLSYIEQAFYGIRGVVADISTGLPVAATVSVIGHDIDSSEVYTDPDAGDYYRMIEAGTYNLRFTAPGYYPHTVNSITVIDRNVVVVDVQMQSMPPALEFYEHNAENISAGDTVSMNITLINNGGQLASGVNAALSSTDSYIDILQSVSSYPDISPAGGTSISIAEYIFVVQGDCPSDHRLDFELGITASGGYADTVFFAITVDPTIEDFETGDFSSFDWQMGGNANWIIVASDVYEGSYSAKSGDISDGQTSTIEIDYNVSSPDTISFHFKVSSENNYDYLKFYIDGYLQDEWSGEDDWTEAGFSVSAGERNFKWEYFKDGSVSNGSDCAWIDYITFPMTMEILEITTTSLPDWNVGLPYSQQLEATGGVGNLSWSDQYSDLIGTGLALSSGGLLSGMPTSAGPVNFTALVEDQGSQSDSKAFSFTINQSLEITTDTLPDWTINRPYSQQLEVSGGTGSIAWSDLNNDLEGTGLSLSSSGLLSGSASLAGPILFTARVKDSVGDMDDNAFDITINQAVEITTTELPDGCVDSPYNYQLEATGGTDSLVWTDRDGDLDGTGLVLVSNGVLSGIPDDAASITFFAVAADITGSFDETQLSIEITESFVPGDANGDGRVIGSDVTYLINYFRGINPAPEPYLAGDANGDCQVIGSDIIYLVNYFRGAGDPPVMGDCGGMILKADPK